The Polynucleobacter sp. MWH-UH2A DNA segment TGGCTCATGCACGACAAAATGGATCATTACTTTCTCCTCGTTAACCCCATTAAATTACGAATTACTCCATGACTGACGAATGCCAGCCTGAATTTCTTCTACCACTACTTCAGAAACATTCACACCACTTTTAAAACCGCTAGCACGTTGCTTAAAGCGACGCCCACCAGGAACGCGTGTGCCGACATCGGCAGATAATTCCTTCAAAAAATCCCGCATTCTTCCGGCAAAAACATTTCCACCTGAAAGGCCTGGGTCAATGGTTAGCAAAAGTTGGCCAATACGTGGTCGATTTCCTTTTGCATCAAAAAAAGAATCCGCCTCATATGAAAAGCGACTGCCTGATAAGCCAACAACCAAAAGCTCCACAATCAATGCGAGCAAGGCGCCCTTGTCTCCACCCAACGGAACCATCAAACCCTTTAATCCTTCTTGAGGATCGGTAGTTGGCTTGCCATCAGCAGTTAAAGCCCAACCCTCAGGAATGGACTCGCCCTTTTTCGCAGCAACCAGCAACTTACCGCGCGCGACTGCTGAAAGAGACATGTCTATTACTAATGGATCGCGCCCTTGAATTGGAAATGCAGCAGCCAAAGGATTGGTTCCAAACATTGCCTTACTTCCACCAACCATCGGCATGGCAGCTGGAGTGTTACCAAATAGCAATGAAATATAACCAGCACGAGCAGCAGCTTCAGCGTAATGCCCAGCTACACCAAAGTGATGGCTATTCGTTACAGCAACCAAACCAACACCCGTTTTTGAAGCTAAATTGACAGATAAATCAGTAGCAAAACGTAGCGCAGGGAATGCAAGACCATCACAGGCATCAACTAAAGCTGCAGAAGTTTTAAATGGGCGAACTTTAATTTTAGGGGCTGGCTCTATACGGCTATTTTTTGCATGACCAGCATATTGAGATACTCGCGCCAAACCATGAGAAGCCAAGCCATCTAATTCTGCAAGCGCTAAGAATTGCGCAGTCTCAAAAGCAGCTTTTTCTCCAATGCCGGCAGCCATCAAACCAGAAGATGCCAACTCGACCATCTGCTCGTAAGACATGTTCATATCATGCTCCTAAAAACAAGTTAACTTCATCGGCAATCATTTGACTAACTCGGTCGTTACTTTCATGCGTAACGCCAGCAATGTGGGGCGTCAGAATCAAATTCTCTATTCCCGAAAAATGACTTAAATCCTTAGCGGGCTCACCAGAAAACACATCCAATGCGGCTCCACCCAAACGACCCGAACGCAAGCACTCCGCCAAAGCCAGCTCATCCACAATTCCGCCACGGGCGGTATTGATTAAGCAAGCACCCTCTCTCATTTGACCCAAAACATCAGCACTAAATAAGCCTTTTGTTTCTGGCAACAAAGGTAGGTGAAGCGTTACGGCATCACTTTGAGATAGCAACGAACTTAAGGAAATCAAGGGAACCTCAAACCCTTCCAATGCCACAGCATTTCCACTTAGCACGGGGTCATAGGCAAGACATTTCAAGCCGAATGCATTAGCTTTTTTGGCAACCACTCGACCAATACTTCCAAAACCTACTATTCCAATAGTTTTTCCTGAAAACTCGTGATAACCAGAAAAACGGGGGCGAGGCCATTCGCCTTTTAACGTACTAATTGTTGCGGGAATAAACCCTCGCGTTAATGCAACGGCTGCGCCAACAACATATTCAGCGACAGATTCAGCATTCGCTCCAGTTGCAGGTATTACCTTAATATTGCGCTTCGCACATGCTGGTAGCTCGATATTTTCAAGGCCAACACCAAGGCGACCAACCACCCTCAGTTTCAATGCACCAACAAGCACCTCTTCATTCACTTGGGTTAAGTTACGAACAATTAGGGCGTCTATATTTTGCACTGCAGCAATTAATGCGGACCGATCCTTATACAACTCGGGTTCGTACGCAACAGAATGCTTAGAACGCAGGGTTTCTAAGGCTTGACTTGTAATGAACTCAGAGATCAAAATAGATGACATATCTAAATCATATAGATGATTTAGATATCTTGCAACACCCAATTCATTGTGCAATGCAAATTGAATCAATTTCCTTGCACACTGGCTGGAGGAGACGGCAGTTTTACATAAGCTTATTACTATTAAATAGAGGTCAATCTTATTTTTAGATCAAATCAAAGATAAGATATGAGAATCAAATTAACACCTGGGAGAGCGTAGGCATGTTTAAGCAAGTTTTTCAAAACATAAGCAAATATTTTGTCTATTTTGTTGGGGTCGTTACCCTAGTTGCAACACCAATTTCATTTGCGCAAAACTGGCCAACCAAGCCAATTAAACTCGTTATTCCTTTTGCTGCAGGTGGCACCACGGATATTCTTGGTCGCTTGCTAGCACAGCAACTTTCCAAAGACTTGGGACAAAACGTGATTGTTGAAAATAAGCCAGGCGCTGGTGGCAATATTGCTGCAGAGTATGTGGCTCAATCACCTGCAGACGGCTACACTATCATGCTGGCATCTGGAAGTATGCTCACCGTAAATCCCAGTCTTTATAAGAAATTGCCGGTGAACTATGCAAAGGATTTTGTGTACATCACTAACGTAGCCAGCGGCCCAATGCTTTTATCCGTAAGCACTAAATTGCCAGTAAAAAATCTTGGTGAATTCATTGCATATGCCAAGACCAAGGATCTCAACTTTGGCTCTGCCGGCATTGGAAGCCAGGTTCATATGGCGGCAGAGAATCTAACCTACTCCGCCAATATTCCTGCAACTCACGTTCCCTATAAGGGAGAGTCTGCTGCGCTTAATGATCTTGTCGCAGGACAAATTGATTTCATGGTGGGCAATCTAACTGCAGCTACTGGCTTCGCTAAGGCAGGTCAAATCAAGCCACTGGCGGTTACTAGCTTAAAGCGCTCCAAACAATTGCCTGATGTCCCGACTGCTGCTGAATCTGGAATCCCTGGATTTGAATCTACTGGCTGGTTTGGTCTTATAGCCCCTGCTAATACGCCGAAAGCCATTACTGACAAAATCTATGCTGCTACTGTGAAAGCTGTTGGTTCAGAAGCCATGAGAAATAGTCTTGATCTCAATGGACTAACTGCGGTCGTAAACACACAGAAAGATTTTGAATCCCAAGTGAAAAATGAATCGCTCGTCTGGGAGAAGGTGATTAAAGGTCGCAATATTAGCGCGCAGTGATCGCAAAGTCGCACTCAAGGGTGCGACTTTTTATTTGCACAATTGTGAAAAACGAAGAGGGTTTTTATGAAAATATTTCAAATTCTCACACCAAGTTATTTCCTTAAAAGCATCACCATCTGTTTTTTTATTTATTTCAGCAACGCATTTGCCCAAAACTACCCCAATAAACCAATTACTATTGTTGTACCATTTAATGCCGGTGGTGATGCAGATCAGTCAGCGCGGAATCTAGCAACGGTTGCTCAAAATGTACTAAAGCAGCCGATCATTGTTGCTAATAAAAGCGGGGCTAGCGGGGCAATAGGATCGCAATTCGTCAAAGATGCAGCTCAAGATGGCTACACACTCTTAATGGCAAGGGTTGGCTCCCAATCTGTTCTGCCTGCAATGAAATCCGATCTGAATTACAAGTGGAACGATTTCACCTTCATTGGACTACTTGAACTAAATCCCGTTGTTTGCGTAGTTCATCCAGACTCACCCTACAAAACGTTTGATGATTTAACAAAGGCCATTGCTTCGCAACCTGGCAAACTCAATTACAGCTCATCTGGCCCAGGAACAATTCTTAATTTTGGGCCACAACTCATCCTTCAAACTCTTAAACTCAAACCTGATGCAGCGGTTAATATTAGCTATAAGGGTGGCTCGGAAGCTGTTGTTGCTGTACTAGCAAAAGAAGTTGACTTTAGTTGCGGCAATCTCACATCAGCATTAACTCAAATCAATAGCGGTAAATTGCGAGCTCTAGTGGTTACCACACCAGATCGCGTAAGGGATATACCATCCGTACCGACAGCCAAAGAAGTTGGCATGCCACAACTTGAAGCCATTGTTGGTTGGAGCGCCCTTTACGGGCCGCCTAAGTTGAGTCCGGATATAGTGGCTAAATGGGTAGAGGTGCTAGCTATCGCAGATAAAGATGTAAATTGGCAAGCAGGTAATGCTCGTTATGGCGGCATACCCCGAATCCTTTCGCCAACAGACACCGAAAAGTTTGCGGCTTCTCAATATGTTTCATATTCCAAACTCAGCACTCAGCTTGGAATCAAATAACTCAATAAAAAAATTATGGGCTTAAAAAATAAAAGTGGCGCTAACATATTTGTTGAAACCCTGGGATTGGCAGGCATCAACAAAATATTCACCCTTTCTGGCAACCACATCATGCCTATTTATGATGCTGTTTTTGGATCAACTATTGATTTGATTCATACACGACATGAAGCAGCCGCCGTACACATGGCAGATGCGTGGGCACGTCTTACTGGAAAAGTTGGGATAGCTCTTGTTACCGGTGGGCCAGGTCATGCAAATGCCATATCCGCTCTATATACAGCTGGCATGGCTGAATCACCAGTGATCCTTTTTTCTGGCCATGCCCCTATAGGGCAACTAGGCAAAGGTGCTTTTCAAGAAATGCATCAGGCTGATATTGCGGCACCACTTACTAAGGCTTCTTGGGTATGCGAAAAACTTGAAAATATTGCAACGGACATTGCAAAAGCAATTCGCATTGCTACATCGGGTAGGCCTGGACCAGTTCATATCAGTCTTCCTACGGATGTTCTGGAAGCGCTAGCCTCCAACGCTAACAACCTCACAATAAATTCTTTTGCTCCAGAAGCCTCCGCTATTAATTCGACTGAATTAATAGCCTTATTGAATCAGCTAAAGCAAGCAAAGAAGCCGCTAATACTTGCGGGTCCAATGATGCAATCCAAGAATGGAAGGATTGCACTTCATTCGCTAGAAGATTTTCTTGGAATTCCATGTATTGGCATGGAGAGTCCACGTGGTATTGGCGATCCAAGCCTTGGCGCATTCTCTGAAGTACTGAATCAAGCCGATTGCATATTGCTGCTCGGCAAGAAAGTAGACTTTACTTTGAAATTTGCGCAAAGCCCAGGCATCAAACCAAATTGTATTTTCCTGCAAATTGATCCCGATCAGGATGAGATTGATCGCGCTAAGAACGCTGTTGGTAGCCGACTATCTAATGTCATAAAGGCCGATATACCAACAGCTATTCAAGCCATCATGAAGCTTGATAGGAACAATCTAGCAAATCTTGAATGGAAGAACGAAGTTCAAAGCGCAATTCAATTCCGACCTAGCGCTTGGAATGCATTGCCTAAAGCCTCAAATAACATTCACCCCGTTCAAGCATTAAAACCGCTTCAGCAAATTTTAGACAGTCATCCGGATTCAGTGCTTATTAGCGATGGCGGTGAAATTGGCCAATGGGCACAAGCTTGTCTTAGCGCCCCCAATCGCGTAATTAATGGGGTTGCGGGCTCAATTGGATCTGCCTTACCTTTTGCAGTTGCTGCAAGAGTTGCAAAACCCGATGCTCCAATTATCTCAGTCATGGGTGACGGCACATTTGGATTTCATAGCGCAGAAATTGACACTGCGGTCCGCTATAAACTTCCCTTTATTTTGGTTGTTGGCAACGATGCCCGCTGGAATGCCGAGTATCAAATACAAGTTCGCGAATATGGCAAGGATAGAACGATTGGCTGTGAATTGCTTCCATCGCATTATGAAAAAGTTTGCGAGGCATTCGGTGGGCACGGTGAGCTAGTGCAACACTCCGATGGAGTACTGCCTGCAGCAAAACGAGCCCTAGAAGCCAACCTTCCCTCCTGCCTTAATATCATGATCGAAGGGCTTGCCGCACCAAACATAAAGCGTGGCTGAAGTGAATCCGCACGACAAATTCATTGAAGAATGCCAACATATTATTGGCGCCCCAAATGTATTGATCTCTGATTTTGATAAAAAGCCATTCTTAATTGATTGGAGTAAGCGCTATAGCGGAAAAGCAATAGCAGTCTTAAAGCCAAAAACCACTGAAGAAATTTCAGCTTTAGTACGACTATGTAATCAAGAAAATATTGCCATTACCCCACAAGGTGGCAACACCGGTCTATGTG contains these protein-coding regions:
- a CDS encoding Ldh family oxidoreductase, translating into MNMSYEQMVELASSGLMAAGIGEKAAFETAQFLALAELDGLASHGLARVSQYAGHAKNSRIEPAPKIKVRPFKTSAALVDACDGLAFPALRFATDLSVNLASKTGVGLVAVTNSHHFGVAGHYAEAAARAGYISLLFGNTPAAMPMVGGSKAMFGTNPLAAAFPIQGRDPLVIDMSLSAVARGKLLVAAKKGESIPEGWALTADGKPTTDPQEGLKGLMVPLGGDKGALLALIVELLVVGLSGSRFSYEADSFFDAKGNRPRIGQLLLTIDPGLSGGNVFAGRMRDFLKELSADVGTRVPGGRRFKQRASGFKSGVNVSEVVVEEIQAGIRQSWSNS
- a CDS encoding hydroxyacid dehydrogenase, yielding MSSILISEFITSQALETLRSKHSVAYEPELYKDRSALIAAVQNIDALIVRNLTQVNEEVLVGALKLRVVGRLGVGLENIELPACAKRNIKVIPATGANAESVAEYVVGAAVALTRGFIPATISTLKGEWPRPRFSGYHEFSGKTIGIVGFGSIGRVVAKKANAFGLKCLAYDPVLSGNAVALEGFEVPLISLSSLLSQSDAVTLHLPLLPETKGLFSADVLGQMREGACLINTARGGIVDELALAECLRSGRLGGAALDVFSGEPAKDLSHFSGIENLILTPHIAGVTHESNDRVSQMIADEVNLFLGA
- a CDS encoding tripartite tricarboxylate transporter substrate binding protein, with the translated sequence MFKQVFQNISKYFVYFVGVVTLVATPISFAQNWPTKPIKLVIPFAAGGTTDILGRLLAQQLSKDLGQNVIVENKPGAGGNIAAEYVAQSPADGYTIMLASGSMLTVNPSLYKKLPVNYAKDFVYITNVASGPMLLSVSTKLPVKNLGEFIAYAKTKDLNFGSAGIGSQVHMAAENLTYSANIPATHVPYKGESAALNDLVAGQIDFMVGNLTAATGFAKAGQIKPLAVTSLKRSKQLPDVPTAAESGIPGFESTGWFGLIAPANTPKAITDKIYAATVKAVGSEAMRNSLDLNGLTAVVNTQKDFESQVKNESLVWEKVIKGRNISAQ
- a CDS encoding tripartite tricarboxylate transporter substrate binding protein — protein: MKIFQILTPSYFLKSITICFFIYFSNAFAQNYPNKPITIVVPFNAGGDADQSARNLATVAQNVLKQPIIVANKSGASGAIGSQFVKDAAQDGYTLLMARVGSQSVLPAMKSDLNYKWNDFTFIGLLELNPVVCVVHPDSPYKTFDDLTKAIASQPGKLNYSSSGPGTILNFGPQLILQTLKLKPDAAVNISYKGGSEAVVAVLAKEVDFSCGNLTSALTQINSGKLRALVVTTPDRVRDIPSVPTAKEVGMPQLEAIVGWSALYGPPKLSPDIVAKWVEVLAIADKDVNWQAGNARYGGIPRILSPTDTEKFAASQYVSYSKLSTQLGIK
- a CDS encoding thiamine pyrophosphate-binding protein; amino-acid sequence: MGLKNKSGANIFVETLGLAGINKIFTLSGNHIMPIYDAVFGSTIDLIHTRHEAAAVHMADAWARLTGKVGIALVTGGPGHANAISALYTAGMAESPVILFSGHAPIGQLGKGAFQEMHQADIAAPLTKASWVCEKLENIATDIAKAIRIATSGRPGPVHISLPTDVLEALASNANNLTINSFAPEASAINSTELIALLNQLKQAKKPLILAGPMMQSKNGRIALHSLEDFLGIPCIGMESPRGIGDPSLGAFSEVLNQADCILLLGKKVDFTLKFAQSPGIKPNCIFLQIDPDQDEIDRAKNAVGSRLSNVIKADIPTAIQAIMKLDRNNLANLEWKNEVQSAIQFRPSAWNALPKASNNIHPVQALKPLQQILDSHPDSVLISDGGEIGQWAQACLSAPNRVINGVAGSIGSALPFAVAARVAKPDAPIISVMGDGTFGFHSAEIDTAVRYKLPFILVVGNDARWNAEYQIQVREYGKDRTIGCELLPSHYEKVCEAFGGHGELVQHSDGVLPAAKRALEANLPSCLNIMIEGLAAPNIKRG